TGAGCCATATCTGAATCTCCTCCTGAAGAATGTTGCTTAGACACCATCATTCTAACTGAGGGATTGGGATTATGGCTCCCTTTATTTTCAGTAAACTACCATTTTACACAATTATACGGACTCAACTCTGCAGCCCGATTATAGCTATAAAATTAAACGGGACCAACTTATTTTAAAAACAAAAGAGATACCGGAGAAAGGGGATCCGATTCTATTGCAATTTGTAAAAATTTATGCTTGAAATAGGGAACAACCACGACATCGACGACTGTTGACGACAATGTCAGGCGATTATATGCAACGATTACGCAAGGTATGATAGACACGGTAGCTCATACTACAACCGTTCCGGATACAAGTTTTTTTGACGACAACGGCGATCCGGTGACTGCCGGAGGGTTGCCTGTTCCACCGGCGGGAGGTTATTTAAATGTGTATGTGAACGGGATGTTGCAAGCGGGAGGTCTGTCGGCTTTAACCAATACCCAATTGGCCTGTGGTGCTGGAAGTTCACGATTATTCCGGAACCGCGTCCAATTCCACCTCCCTACCCGATCTATCGGTGACTACAACCATTAATACGTAAAGAAATAGAGTTGCCGCTGGTGAAGGGCCGGCGGTTTTGCTGTCGAAATGCGAAATATGCGATAATAGTACGCGGAGCCGCTGCCCGATGGAGGCGGCTTTTTCAGTGTGGAGTCGGAAGGGAAGGATTATAGGTTATGAACAAAATGGGGCATCTGTCCTTCGGCATCGCGCTGGGCAGCGTGTATGTGGCATTCGGCGTGCCGCAGCCTCGCGATCTGCAAGACGGGGTGGTGATGGCTCTGACGATAGCCGGCACGGCGTTGGGCTGTCTGGCGCCCGATCTCGATCACCGTTCAAGCACGGCGAGCCGATGGATTTCGCCGTTCCCGGCGCGATGGCGAAGACGGCTGCGTATGGCCGGCAGCTTCTTGCTGTTCGCGGCGGCGGTTCTGCTGTCCTGGGGGATGCTCGCGCGCGCCGGGTATGCTTCGCCGCCTCCCGCCAGCCTGCTAAAGTCGGTCCCGCTGTTAGCGGGCGCCGGCATCATCGGATGGGTATTGGCCAGACTGCGCGAAATGGTACTTATTTTTGTCGGTGCTCTCTTGTTGGCGGCTTGGGCAATATACGGCCTTCATTGGTTTGTCCCGTTCGGAGGCGCGACGTTTATGATTCTGCCCGCGCTGAAGCATCGGGGATTGATTCATACGCCGGAGTTCGCGGCCCCCCTTACGATCGGAGCGTTCTCCCTGGTCAGCGGCTCGAACGATGCGGTTAAGGGGCTGGCGACGGGGCTCGTCATCGGGTGGTGGTCGCACCTGGCGGGCGATGCGTTCGGCCGGGAAGGCATCCGCTCGCTGTTGCTCCCGAAAGTCCGAGTTGCGTTCCGCTTGTTCAAGAACGGCGGGGCGGGAGAAAAGCTTCTGTCCTCCGCAAGTTGGGCGGTTGCGGGAATCGCGTTGGTCTGGGGATGGCAGTAGCGTTATAAAAGCAGATTCGGCAGAGATCGATCGGCTGGTTAAACCGCGGCTCCTGGGGAAAACTTTTCGTAGTCTGGCGCGCACATCCCCATAACAAGGAGCTGGAGCACAATGAGCAACGCATTTCTGGATACCGTTAAAAACAGACGCAGCCTGTACGCCATCAGCAAAGAAAACATTTTATCCGACGAAAAGCTCGAAGCCTTGATCGGCGAAGCCATCCTGCATACGCCTTCCGCGTTTAATTCCCAAAGCGCACGGGTCGTGCTGCTTCTGAACGAGCATCATGACAAGCTGTGGAACATGACGGAGGAGACGCTTAGAAAAATCGTGCCGGCCGAAAACTTCGAGCCGACGGCGCAAAAAATGGCCGCTTTCCGCAGCGGTTACGGGACGGTGCTGTTTTACGAGGATCAGTCGGTGATTCAAGGGCTGCAAGAGCAATTTCCCTTGTATAAAGACAACTTCCCGCTGTGGTCCAACCACTCCTCCGGCATGCTGCAGTTCGTCGTGTGGACAGCGCTGGAAGCGGAAGGCTACGGGGCCTCGCTGCAGCATTACAACCCGCTTATCGACGAGCGGGTTGCCCAGGAATGGAACGTGCCGTCCAACTGGAAGCTGATCGCGCAATTGCCGTTCGGCAAGCCGACCGCTCCCGCCGGGGAGAAGACGTTCCAACCGCTGGAAGAACGCTTGAAGGTTTATAAATGAAGCTTCGCCGAAAACCGGCGGCTCCCTGTCCGCAGAG
This DNA window, taken from Paenibacillus thermoaerophilus, encodes the following:
- a CDS encoding DUF4183 domain-containing protein — its product is MIDTVAHTTTVPDTSFFDDNGDPVTAGGLPVPPAGGYLNVYVNGMLQAGGLSALTNTQLACGAGSSRLFRNRVQFHLPTRSIGDYNH
- a CDS encoding metal-dependent hydrolase, which codes for MNKMGHLSFGIALGSVYVAFGVPQPRDLQDGVVMALTIAGTALGCLAPDLDHRSSTASRWISPFPARWRRRLRMAGSFLLFAAAVLLSWGMLARAGYASPPPASLLKSVPLLAGAGIIGWVLARLREMVLIFVGALLLAAWAIYGLHWFVPFGGATFMILPALKHRGLIHTPEFAAPLTIGAFSLVSGSNDAVKGLATGLVIGWWSHLAGDAFGREGIRSLLLPKVRVAFRLFKNGGAGEKLLSSASWAVAGIALVWGWQ
- a CDS encoding nitroreductase family protein produces the protein MSNAFLDTVKNRRSLYAISKENILSDEKLEALIGEAILHTPSAFNSQSARVVLLLNEHHDKLWNMTEETLRKIVPAENFEPTAQKMAAFRSGYGTVLFYEDQSVIQGLQEQFPLYKDNFPLWSNHSSGMLQFVVWTALEAEGYGASLQHYNPLIDERVAQEWNVPSNWKLIAQLPFGKPTAPAGEKTFQPLEERLKVYK